TTACCCCGCAGTCCACGCTCACGATGTCGCCCTCGCGCAGCACGCGCCGCGACGACGGGATCCCGTGCACCACCTCGTGGTTCACCGAAATGCACAGCGTGGCGGGAAAGCCGTACAATCCCTTGAACGCCGGCTCGGCACCCGGGTGCGAGCGGATGAACGACTCCGCCCAGCGGTCCAGCTCGCCGGTGCTCACCCCGGGCGCCACGCGGTCGGGAATCGCCCGCCACAGGCTGGCCAGGATGGCCCCCGCGCGGGCGATGGTGTCGATCTCCGCCGCCGACTTGAGGTGGATCACCGCCCCAGCACCCCCAGCACGTCGGCCTGCACCGCGTCGATGGCGCGCGACCCGTCCAGGGTGTGGACGGGAACCCCGGCGCCGCGGTAGTGCTCCACCAGCGGCGCCGTGTTCTCGCGGTACACCTCCAGCCGGTGGCGCACCGTTTCCTCGCGGTCGTCGTCGCGCTGCACCACCCGGCCGGCCACGTCGGCCGGCGGCGGGTTGTGGTCCACGTGGTACACCACCCCGGTCTCCGGGTCGGTGCGACGTCCGCTCATCCGCCGCACGATGGCGTCGTCGTCCACCTCCAGGTACACCACCGCGTCGATGCCGCGCCCCAGGTCTTCCAGCAGCCCGTCGAGCGCGCGGGCCTGGGCCACGTTGCGGGGATAGCCGTCGAAGATGGCG
This window of the Longimicrobium sp. genome carries:
- a CDS encoding adenylate kinase, with protein sequence MDLVLLGAPGAGKGTQGALLAETLGTPKIATGDMLRDAVRQGTPLGVQAKAVMDAGKLVSDDIVLGLVRERLSRPDAEGGAIFDGYPRNVAQARALDGLLEDLGRGIDAVVYLEVDDDAIVRRMSGRRTDPETGVVYHVDHNPPPADVAGRVVQRDDDREETVRHRLEVYRENTAPLVEHYRGAGVPVHTLDGSRAIDAVQADVLGVLGR